The proteins below come from a single Zea mays cultivar B73 chromosome 8, Zm-B73-REFERENCE-NAM-5.0, whole genome shotgun sequence genomic window:
- the LOC100193653 gene encoding aspartate-glutamate racemase family isoform X1, with protein MVQMSLQRSIAVYPRCSLSDSFHRVGGSRRRWASCRSQSSRFAYNARPSPIVLKTDHAIDPPEPKDLDASSSASRSGPYIGTCHPSGAVGVMGASSSSCLRFLEKFVSWSTGGGEEAPPFIICNDPLVKKELLPSGTQSTSGCSASIALGKLRQKRLFLEQSGACCIVMPCQFLHAWHDEISQGCSVPFIHVGDCVVKELKAANLKPVEYGSNVRVGVLFTDNKLATNCYLDKLESQGFEVLCPDKASMERTVLPSVAAFGKGDMEGARNLLRVSLQVLLVRAVNSIILASDDLVGILPDDDPLLKKCIDPLDALVREAIACARAPQP; from the exons ATGGTTCAGATGTCTTTGCAGAG GAGCATAGCCGTATATCCTCGTTGCTCCTTATCTGATTCGTTCCATCGTGTGGGTGGTTCACGAAGAAGATGGGCCTCTTGTAGGTCCCAGTCATCACGTTTTGCTTATAATGCAAGACCATCCCCAATTGTTCTCAAGACCGACCATGCAATTGATCCCCCTGAACCAAAGGATTTGGATGCAAGTTCCTCAGCTTCAAGAAGTGGACCTTACATTGGGACTTGCCATCCATCAGGCGCAGTCGGAGTGATGGGTGCGTCTTCCTCTTCCTGCCTCAGATTTTTAGAGAAATTTGTGAGTTGGAGCACTGGAGGTGGAGAAGAGGCACCTCCGTTCATCATCTGCAATGACCCGCTTGTCAAGAAAGAGCTGTTGCCATCTGGAACCCAATCCACTTCTGGCTGCAGTGCCAGTATTGCTCTTGGGAAGTTAAGGCAGAAGAGGCTCTTCTTGGAGCAATCTGGAGCATGCTGTATTGTTATGCCATGCCAGTTCTTACATGCCTGGCATGATGAGATTTCGCAGGGTTGCTCGGTTCCGTTCATCCATGTTGGTGATTGCGTTGTGAAGGAACTCAAAGCTGCTAACTTGAAACCTGTTGAGTATGGAAGTAATGTCCGTGTGGGAGTTCTCTTCACTGACAATAAATTGGCTACAAACTGTTACCTAGACAAGTTGGAGAGCCAG GGTTTTGAGGTGCTATGTCCAGATAAGGCTTCCATGGAGCGTACAGTGTTACCATCAGTGGCTGCATTCGGGAAGGGGGACATGGAAGGTGCGAGAAACCTGTTGCGAGTGTCGCTGCAGGTTCTTCTTGTGAGAGCTGTCAATTCGATAATCCTTGCGTCCGATGACCTTGTAGGCATTTTGCCTGATGATGACCCTCTTCTCAAGAAATGTATAGACCCACTGGATGCCCTGGTCCGAGAGGCCATCGCATGCGCCCGAGCACCACAGCCATGA
- the LOC100193653 gene encoding aspartate-glutamate racemase family (The RefSeq protein has 1 substitution compared to this genomic sequence), with amino-acid sequence MVQMSLQRSIAVYPRCSLSDSFHRVGGSRRRWASCRSQSSRFAYNARPSPIVLKTDHAIDPPEPKDLDASSSASRSGPYIGTCHPSGAVGVMGASSSSCLRFLEKFVSWSTGGGEEAPPFIICNDPLVKKELLPSGTQSTSGCSASIALGKLRQKRLFLEQSGACCIVMPCQFLHAWHDEISQGCSVPFIHVGDCVVKELKAANLKPVEYGSNVRVGVLFTDNKLATNCYLDKLESQGFEVLCPDKASMERTVLPSVAAFGKGDMEGARNLLRVSLQVLLVRAVNSIILASDDLVGILPDDDPLLKKCIDPLDALVREAIACARAPRP; translated from the exons ATGGTTCAGATGTCTTTGCAGAG GAGCATAGCCGTATATCCTCGTTGCTCCTTATCTGATTCGTTCCATCGTGTGGGTGGTTCACGAAGAAGATGGGCCTCTTGTAGGTCCCAGTCATCACGTTTTGCTTATAATGCAAGACCATCCCCAATTGTTCTCAAGACCGACCATGCAATTGATCCCCCTGAACCAAAGGATTTGGATGCAAGTTCCTCAGCTTCAAGAAGTGGACCTTACATTGGGACTTGCCATCCATCAGGCGCAGTCGGAGTGATGGGTGCGTCTTCCTCTTCCTGCCTCAGATTTTTAGAGAAATTTGTGAGTTGGAGCACTGGAGGTGGAGAAGAGGCACCTCCGTTCATCATCTGCAATGACCCGCTTGTCAAGAAAGAGCTGTTGCCATCTGGAACCCAATCCACTTCTGGCTGCAGTGCCAGTATTGCTCTTGGGAAGTTAAGGCAGAAGAGGCTCTTCTTGGAGCAATCTGGAGCATGCTGTATTGTTATGCCATGCCAGTTCTTACATGCCTGGCATGATGAGATTTCGCAGGGTTGCTCGGTTCCGTTCATCCATGTTGGTGATTGCGTTGTGAAGGAACTCAAAGCTGCTAACTTGAAACCTGTTGAGTATGGAAGTAATGTCCGTGTGGGAGTTCTCTTCACTGACAATAAATTGGCTACAAACTGTTACCTAGACAAGTTGGAGAGCCAG GGTTTTGAGGTGCTATGTCCAGATAAGGCTTCCATGGAGCGTACAGTGTTACCATCAGTGGCTGCATTCGGGAAGGGGGACATGGAAGGTGCGAGAAACCTGTTGCGAGTGTCGCTGCAGGTTCTTCTTGTGAGAGCTGTCAATTCGATAATCCTTGCGTCCGATGACCTTGTAGGCATTTTGCCTGATGATGACCCTCTTCTCAAGAAATGTATAGACCCACTGGATGCCCTGGTCCGAGAGGCCATCGCATGCGCCCGAGCACCACAGCCATGA